The nucleotide window GAACCTATGGCTCCAGCCCCCGCCAACCGGGGTCGATGTGTGCCCTACGCAGTGATGGTTTGTTGGTTGGATCAGTGTCTGGTGGTTGCATAGAGGATGATCTGGTGTCTTTAGTTAAACAGCATCAGCTCTCTAGTTCATCTGCCGCGCTTAAAATCTATGGCGCTAATCAGGAAGAGCAGCTACGGTATAAACTTCCTTGCGGTGGTCAGCTCAGATTATTGATAGAGCCTGTGCTTGATAAGGCTTGGCTGGAAGAGGTGGTAACGGCGATTGAGTCTCAGAAGTTAATAAAGAGACAGGTCACGTTGGACTCGTTACAGGTAACTTGCACTGATGCCATCAGTCATGAACCTGTTGTTAGTGAGCAGGAAGGCTTACTGTCGTTTGTTTACGGACCAAGGTTGCGTCTATTAATCATTGGTGCAGCAGAAACGTCATTCTATCTGGCAAATATGGCTACGGCACTGGATTACCAGGTGTTTGTCTGCGATCCCAGACCAGAAATGCAGGAAACCTGGCAACATGAACAGAGCACTTTACTCACCATGATGCCTGATGATGCGGTAGTGTCCCTGCAGCCTGATTTGAATACGGCGGTGGTGGCGTTAACACATGATCCTAAGTTAGACGATATGGCATTGTTGGAGGCCCTAAAATCAGCAGCGTTTTATGTTGGTGCTTTAGGAGCCAAAACCAATAATGATAAACGCAGGGAAAGACTGAAATTATTTGATCTCACCCAACAAGAAATAGACCGCTTACATGGTCCGGTTGGTTTACAGATAGGCAGTAAAACCCCTGCCGAGATCGCAGTAGCGATTTCTGCTGAGTTGATTGCCGTTCGTCGCGACAGAATACATACACCACAACTTACGTCATCCGTTGATAAGGTGACAGTTTAACGGTGGAAACGGCAGAGATTGCTGCGGTTATTCTCGCTGCCGGTAAATCATCGCGCTTTGGTGCAGATAAGCTGCTGACGGAAGTTGGATATAAAGGTGTGAGACAGCCGCTGATATTGCATGCTTTAGCGCCATGGTTAGAGGTGTTTGAGCAAATTCACCTCGTCACGCCAATAAATAACCAAGAGCTATTAGGAGTATGTCGATCCGTGGCAGGCCGGGTTAACTTTATCAAAGCTGATAAGTCCGGTTTAGGAATGGGGCATTCACTCGCCGCCGGGATTCAAGCCACTCAGCAAGCAAAGGGATGGTTAATTGGTTTGGCAGATATGCCGATGATAACATCCGACATACTGCAGTTATTAGTTAGTGAGTTAAAACAGGGAGCGGCTATATCAGCTCCCTTTTATCATGGCAAACGAGGGCACCCAGTCGCATTCTCCAACCAATATCGAGATGATTTGATGCAACTTACAGGCGATGTAGGTGCTAAAACAATAGTGCAAGCTCATGAAACACTGGTACAGGCAGTGAATATTGATAGGCCGTCGATATTCATTGATATTGATACTCAAGCTGATATTTCACTACTGCAGTAAGCTGCATGATAGTCTCAGAGACTTAATGATTGATAGATAATAACTTTTGAAAGAAGTCGTTCAAGTAAAAGAGATTAAATCGCTCAATTTTCACAGGCTTTAACTTACAGTTATTTTTTTCCATGAATTCCTGAAGTTGTAACTGCTTGTTGGGACTGTAGGAAACGGGTTTGCCGGTTAAGGCGTAGAGAATACCTGATTCGGTGAGGGCTGATCCTTGCCGTGTTTTCACATCATAATGATAGTCGATAATTTTTTGAGTGATCACATAGAAATTATAGTGGCTGGAGAAACCAAAAATATGCCTGTCTTTGGTTTCCTCGACTTCAACTATGCCCCAGTCTGAGATTACTCCACACTCTGATAATGATCTGGCTTCCAAAACACGTCCCTTGTGTAAAATTGTGAAATACCTAACATAAATTTAACAGCTTCATTAATTGATAACAACGTCTTAAATTTCCAAATTTATCAAAAGACTAGTCATATTATGGTCATCACATTTTTTTGATAACGAATATAGAAAATAGGCTGGAATGAACAGGAGAGAGATTATGAAAAAATATGTGTGGCTGGGATTATTAATGGCATTTTCATCTATGGTTCATGCTAAAGATTGTCCGGCTTATTTTGATTACGATTTACCGAAACTGCACTCAAATGACACCGTAAATCTATGTGAGATCGCTAAAGACAAGGTCTTATTGGTGGTAAATACCGCCAGTCATTGTGGGTTTACTCGCCAATTTGGTGGTTTGGAAAAGTTACATGAGCAATATAAGGATAAAGGACTGTTTGTTATTGGTTTTGCCAGTAACGATTTTGATCAAGAAGCTAAGACAGAAGAAGAGGCAGCCAGAATCTGTAAAGAAAACTTTGGTGTAAGTTTCACCATGGTGGCACCTAGCTATGTCACTGGTCCGCGTGCCAACCCGATTTTCATGGAGATAAACAAACAAAGTCAGGCACCGGACTGGAATTTTAACAAATACATTATCGATGCCGATGGCCATGTGTTAGAACACTTTCCAAGTGCTGTAGAGCCGGATGATGCCAGTCTAGTAGAAGCTATCGAGTCACTTGTTAAAAAAGATTAAACAGTCCATACATTTGCTGGGTAGCCTGTATTTATTAAATAAATCAGTAACGACATCATTACATTAGTGATAATCATACTTTGTTGTTATGATTAGCAAATATTGTTATGACGTTAGGGATGGCTGGAGTTAAGGATGTCTATTGGTTTTCGGCTGGTTATTACCAGTTTATTGGGTTTAGCACTGTCTGCTTGTAGCACGATTCATGATGCTATTGGTCCTGATACTCCCCGCTCAGATTTACGTGAGTCATTACAAGCACCTCTAACCATTTCAGATAGTGGTTCTCCCTTTTGTCATGAAGAGATGGTGGTTACTACAACACCTAAAGTTATTCGTACCCCTGAACCATATCACGCAACGCTCTATTTTGAGCTCGACAAAACCACTTTCACACCCGACTCATTACGCGAATCCGTTAAGATCTATAAAGCGGTTTTAGAAAGAAGAAATCGTCATATTGAAGTCGTTGGCTATACTGATACACTCGCTTCTTCACAATATAACGATAAATTATCCAAACGCCGTGCTGAAAAAGTCGCACAGGATTTGATCAACGCTGGTGTGGACGAATCTCGTATTTCTACAGTAGGTAAAGGCGAAACAGTTTTGAAAGTGCCTACACCTGATGAGACTGATGAAGTGAGTAACCGCCGGGTCGAAATTGATGTTCGTTAATTTCTGGAGTAATTAGAAAAATGGTCTTATCACGATTTTCTACTATTTTTGCTGCCTGTCTTGCAGCGATAGCGAGCACAAATATTGCGGCGGAAACCATACAGGAAGCGGTGGATGCAACACTAAAACAAAACCCTGAAGTCTTGGCAGAAGCCAATCGTCGTTACAGTGTTGATAAGACGGTTGATCAAGCTAAAGCAGGTTATTATCCTCGGGTGGATTTAACGTTGGGCATCGGTTACGAGCGCACGAAAAACCCGGCAACGCGCCCCGATCATGAATCGCTGAATCGTGGTGAAGCTGAAATTAAAGCAACGCAGATGCTTTATGATGGATTTGCCACTAAAAGTGCTGTAGAGCAAAGTCAGGCTCAAGCGGATGCTGCTGGTTATGATGTCACAGATAAGGCAGAAACGATCGGTCTTAACACCGTACAGAGTTATCTCGATGTACTTAAACGCCAACAGTTATTGGAAGAAACACAAGAAAGTCTGGAGCAGCACGAAAAAATCTTCGACAAAATTAAACTCAGAACAGAAGCCGGAGTGGGTAATCGTTCTGATCTTGACCAGACTACTGGTCGAGTGGCCCTGGCTCAAGCGAATTTACGTTCCACAGAAGGCAATTTGCAGGACGCAAAAACACGCTATCAGCGTTTGGTGGGTCATGCACCTGAATCCTTAACTGATCCCGGTAAGTCATGTTGTGATACTGCGCCCGCTGCTGTCGAGGATGCATTACAAATTGCTTACAGACAACATCCTTCATTATGGGCGGCAATGGCGAAACATGAGGCCTCACTAGCTCAGGAAGAAGGGGCTAAAGCGCCGTTTCATCCTCAAGTGAATGCGGAGCTGAGTACGCGAGCAGACAATAATCTGGATGGCACACGTGGTCATGAGAAAGAAGCTCAGGCCATGATTCGAATGGATTACAACCTGCTCAATGGTGGTGCCGATAAAGCGCGTATCGAAGAGACGAAGTATCTAAGTGAACAAGCAAAACAAAATGCGGAGATTATCAAACGCAATGTTGACCGTGATGTACGTCTGGCCTGGATTAATGTAGAAACACTGTCAAGACGATTACCTATCCTCGAACAACGTAAGATTGCTGCAGAAAAAACGCGGGATGCGTATTTCGAACAGTTTAATGTAGGCAGAAGAACATTATTAGATTTACTGGATACAGAAAACGAATTATTGACGGCCAGAAACGATTACACCAATGCTTATTATGATCATATTTATGCCTGTTACTGGTTATCAGAGACGATGGGTAGGCTGATGGAA belongs to Methylophaga thalassica and includes:
- a CDS encoding XdhC family protein, coding for MPLVNVSVNYRYVISSSPSRMTGHDLNVLRQLLSWQQEGHKVWLITVVGTYGSSPRQPGSMCALRSDGLLVGSVSGGCIEDDLVSLVKQHQLSSSSAALKIYGANQEEQLRYKLPCGGQLRLLIEPVLDKAWLEEVVTAIESQKLIKRQVTLDSLQVTCTDAISHEPVVSEQEGLLSFVYGPRLRLLIIGAAETSFYLANMATALDYQVFVCDPRPEMQETWQHEQSTLLTMMPDDAVVSLQPDLNTAVVALTHDPKLDDMALLEALKSAAFYVGALGAKTNNDKRRERLKLFDLTQQEIDRLHGPVGLQIGSKTPAEIAVAISAELIAVRRDRIHTPQLTSSVDKVTV
- a CDS encoding TolC family outer membrane protein; the encoded protein is MVLSRFSTIFAACLAAIASTNIAAETIQEAVDATLKQNPEVLAEANRRYSVDKTVDQAKAGYYPRVDLTLGIGYERTKNPATRPDHESLNRGEAEIKATQMLYDGFATKSAVEQSQAQADAAGYDVTDKAETIGLNTVQSYLDVLKRQQLLEETQESLEQHEKIFDKIKLRTEAGVGNRSDLDQTTGRVALAQANLRSTEGNLQDAKTRYQRLVGHAPESLTDPGKSCCDTAPAAVEDALQIAYRQHPSLWAAMAKHEASLAQEEGAKAPFHPQVNAELSTRADNNLDGTRGHEKEAQAMIRMDYNLLNGGADKARIEETKYLSEQAKQNAEIIKRNVDRDVRLAWINVETLSRRLPILEQRKIAAEKTRDAYFEQFNVGRRTLLDLLDTENELLTARNDYTNAYYDHIYACYWLSETMGRLMESLSVEAPEAAIVVAQPETTESPQ
- a CDS encoding glutathione peroxidase — translated: MKKYVWLGLLMAFSSMVHAKDCPAYFDYDLPKLHSNDTVNLCEIAKDKVLLVVNTASHCGFTRQFGGLEKLHEQYKDKGLFVIGFASNDFDQEAKTEEEAARICKENFGVSFTMVAPSYVTGPRANPIFMEINKQSQAPDWNFNKYIIDADGHVLEHFPSAVEPDDASLVEAIESLVKKD
- a CDS encoding nucleotidyltransferase family protein; the encoded protein is METAEIAAVILAAGKSSRFGADKLLTEVGYKGVRQPLILHALAPWLEVFEQIHLVTPINNQELLGVCRSVAGRVNFIKADKSGLGMGHSLAAGIQATQQAKGWLIGLADMPMITSDILQLLVSELKQGAAISAPFYHGKRGHPVAFSNQYRDDLMQLTGDVGAKTIVQAHETLVQAVNIDRPSIFIDIDTQADISLLQ
- a CDS encoding OmpA family protein; this translates as MSIGFRLVITSLLGLALSACSTIHDAIGPDTPRSDLRESLQAPLTISDSGSPFCHEEMVVTTTPKVIRTPEPYHATLYFELDKTTFTPDSLRESVKIYKAVLERRNRHIEVVGYTDTLASSQYNDKLSKRRAEKVAQDLINAGVDESRISTVGKGETVLKVPTPDETDEVSNRRVEIDVR